The DNA sequence ATTGCTACGTGTGATTGGCCAACTTGATACTCGAGAAGGGGCGTTAAAAAGCCAACCGTTATTGGTGCCTTTATCGATTAAGCTTGGTAGTGAACTTGTCGAGGTTGCTAAGGCGTTGAGCCAAACACTGGCGTTATTGGGGATTGAGCTTAAGGCGCGAAACAGTGAAGCGGTAATGGTGATGGGCGTGCCTTCTCCTTTGAGGCAGCAAAACTTACAAATTTTGATCCCAGATCTGTTATCTTACGCGGCTTCATTAAACGCTCAGATTGTCGATAATCACGCTGCTACTGTTTTTAACGCAGATAATGTTTCTAACGCTGCTAATGTTTTTAACGATATGTTGCCATCATTGGTCAACTGGATCGGGATTCAAACGGCACAAGTAAAAAGCGACTACACTTTATCTGAAGCGGTTCAACTAGTTGGGGAACTTGAACAGCTTTGGCATGGTCTACTTCCATTAGATGATCCAGAGTTTGTCAATCCTATCGACTTTTCAGCGACCATAGCCGCGTTTACGGTTTAACTTTTTCGCGATGGCATTTGTCTTTTTAGCTGAATACGTCGCGACACAAAGCCCTTTTTTATAAAGCGCTCTAACAGAGAAACAAATACAAAATATCATGACTGAAAAATTACCTTTAGCGTTGTTTTTAATGGGCCCTACGGCATCAGGAAAAACAGATTTAGCTATCCGCTTACGTCAGAAATACCCAGTAGAGATCATCAGTGTCGACTCAGCATTGATCTACAAAGACATGGATATCGGCACCGCTAAACCGGATGCAGGAGAGCTCGCGCTCGCGCCCCATCGTTTGATTGATATTCTCGATCCAAGCGAAGCGTATTCTGCGGCAGATTTTCGTCGTGATGCGATCAATGAAATGAATAAGATTGTAGCGGAAGGAAAAATTCCGTTACTGGTTGGTGGCACAATGCTGTACTACAAAGCATTGTTGGAAGGCTTATCGCCATTACCGGCCGCGGATCAAGAGATTCGTAAGCAGATTGAAGCGGAGTCTATTGAACAGGGTTGGCAGGCATTGCATGATCAATTAAGAGAGATAGATCCCGTATCCGCTGAAAGAATACACCCAAATGATCCACAAAGGCTTTCAAGGGCATTGGAAGTTTACCGAATTTCGGGTAAAACATTAACAGAGCTAACTCAAACGAAAGGCGATAGCCTGCCATTTCGTGTAAAACAATTTGCAATAGCTCCCAAGGAAAGGAAAGAGCTCCATCGCCGTATTGAACTTCGCTTTGAGAAGATGATAGAGGCGGGGTTTGAAGATGAGATGAAGGCGCTATATGCCAGAGACGATCTTCACCCTGAACTGCCATCGATCCGATGCGTTGGTTATAGGCAGATGTGGGATTATTTAGATGGGAATTGCGATTTAGACGAAGCGGTTTTCCGTGGTGTCTGCGCAACCCGTCAATTGGCCAAGCGACAAATCACCTGGTTACGCAGTTGGGATGATTTAACTTGGTTGGATAGCGAAAACATTGATCAGGCGTTAGAAACTCTTTCAGATGCAATAGCATCTGATTAGTATTGCTGTGTATAATGTGATCGCTTTTTGCGTGAATATACTCTGAAAAGGATCAGTTATTGAGGCTTTTAAAAATCACAGCCTTTCAATAACAACGGAGTTTTTTTATTCGTTTAGCTCAGATGCAAAGGCCGCACCTTTTTGTGCACCACTAGCTAAATAATTACAACAAAATATAAATAAGGAAAATAAAATGGCTAAGGGGCAATCGCTACAAGACCCATTCCTAAATGCACTCCGTCGTGAGCGCATTCCAGTCTCTATCTATCTTGTTAACGGCATCAAGCTGCAAGGTCAGATCGAGTCTTTCGATCAATTCGTGATCTTATTGAAGAACACAGTAAACCAAATGGTTTACAAGCATGCGATTTCTACTGTGGTTCCTGCTCGTGCAGTTAGTCACCACAGCGGCGAGCAACAGCGTGCGCCATCTGATCGTCCAGAGAAGACTGAAGATTAATCGTTCAATTGATACAGCTTGCGCTGTAATAAGGAGTTGGTTGCTTGTTTGACCGTTATGAATCCGGCGAGCGAGCCGTACTTGTTCATATCAACTTCACGCAAGAGGGAGAATGGGAAGACCTAAGCGAATGTGAAATGCTGGTCTCCTCAGCGGGGGTAGAAACGCTACAAGTGATTACTGGTAGCCGACAATCCCCACTCCCTAAATACTACGTTGGAGAAGGTAAAGCCCTAGAAATCGCTCAAGCCGTTCAGCTGACCGGTGCTGAAATTGTGATTTTTAACCACTCTCTCTCTCCTGCCCAAGAGCGAAACCTCGAGCAATTGTGTAAATGTCGTGTGATTGATCGCACGGGTTTAATCTTAGATATCTTTGCACAACGTGCGCGAACTCATGAAGGTAAGCTACAAGTTGAGCTCGCTCAGCTTCGTCATATCTCTACCCGATTGATTCGTGGTTGGACTCACCTTGAAAGGCAAAAAGGTGGTATTGGTCTTCGTGGTCCAGGTGAAACTCAACTGGAAACCGATCGACGTTTGTTGCGTGACCGTATAAAAGCGATATTACGTCGTTTAGCGAAAGTGGCTAAGCAGCGTGAACAAGGACGACGTGCTCGTAATCGAGCTGAAATCCCAACAATTTCTTTGGTTGGTTATACCAACGCAGGGAAATCAACACTTTTCAATCAAATCACTAGTGCAGGTGTTTATGCGGCAGACCAACTGTTTGCAACTCTAGACCCAACACTACGTAAGATTGAATTGGCAGATGTCGGGCCTGCAATTCTCGCAGATACCGTAGGTTTTATCCGTCATCTACCACACGACTTGGTCGCTGCGTTCAAGGCTACGTTACAAGAGACGCAGGAAGCTGACATTTTGTTACATGTTGTTGATGCCAGTGATGACCGCTTTCGTGAGAACATTCAGGCTGTTCATGAAGTATTAGAAGAAATCGATGCTCATGAAGTGCCAACCCTTGTAGTCATGAACAAAATTGACTGCATGGAAGACCAAAAACCTCGAATTGAAAGAGACGAAGAGGGCGCACCACGCGCTGTTTGGGTTTCTGCAATGGAAGGAGAAGGGATTGAACTGCTGTTTGAGGCTTTAACTGAGCGTTTAGCGAGTCAAATGGTTCAATTCCGGTTGTGTATTCCACATCAACATCAAGGCCGTATTCGCAGCTTATTCTTCGAGATGAAATGTATTCAACAGGAAGAGTATGATGAAAATGGTAACTTGTTGATAGATATCCGAATGCAACAAATAGATTGGTCTAAACTTGAAAAAAGAGAAGGGGCGCTCTTAGGTGACTTTATCGTTACCAAAGAGACTGCTACAGTATAACGTCATATCAAATGATGGAGCTTTCTAATGGCGTGGAATGAGCCTGGAAATAATAACAACGGCGATAATAACGGCCGCGATAATGACCCTTGGGGTAAGAACAATAATCGCGGCGGCCGAGATCAAGGACCGCCAGACTTAGACGAAGTGTTTAGTAAACTAAGTCAAAAGTTAGGTGGCAAGTTTGGTAAAAAAGGTGGCAACGGTAACGGGCCATCTATTGGTGGTGGCGGTGCGATTGGCTTTGGTGTCATTGCTGTCATTGCGATTGCTATCTGGTTCTTCGCTGGTTTCTACACCGTTGGCGAAGCAGAAAGAGCCGTTGTACTTCGACTGGGTCAATTCGACCGTATCGAAGAACCGGGTCTTAACTGGCACCCACGCTTCATCGATGAAATTAAAGATGAGCAACTGGTTAACGTTCAAGCGATTCGTTCTCTACGTGCTTCTGGCACCATGCTAACGAAAGATGAAAACGTTGTGACGGTTGAAATGGGCGTTCAATACCGTGTTTCTGACCCGTACAAGTACTTGTATCGTGTAACGGATGCGGATGATAGCTTACGCCAAGCAACCGATTCTGCGCTTCGTGCGGTAATTGGTGACTCACTAATGGATAGTATCCTAACAAGTGGTCGTCAGCAGATTCGTCAGAGCACTCAAGAAACGTTGAACCGTATTATTGATAGCTACGACATGGGTATTCTGATTGTTGACGTGAACTTCCAGTCAGCACGTCCACCTGAGCAAGTGAAAGATGCATTTGATGATGCTATCGCTGCTCGTGAGGATGAAGAGCGTTTTGAACGTGAAGCTGAAGCTTACCGAAATGACATTCTTCCAAAAGCAACAGGTCGAGCTGAGCGTTTGAAGAAAGAAGCGGTCGGTTATTCTGAGCGTATTGTTAATGGTGCTTTGGGTCAGGTTGCTCAGTTCGAGAAGCTTTTACCTGAATACCAAGCTGCTCCTGAAGTAACACGTAACCGTATGTACCTTGATACAATGGAAAAAGTGTACTCAAGCACATCGAAAGTCCTGATTGATTCTGAATCAAGCGGTAACTTGCTATACCTACCAATTGATAAGCTAGGCGCACAAGGTGGTTCTCAGTCGGGCACTCGCCCTGCAAAAGCATCATCAACTTACGATCAAATTGAGTTAGAAACTCAAGCGGATCCAAAGTCTAGCACTCAAACTCGTTCAGACAGTTCACGTCAAGGGAGATACTAATAATGCGTAAATTAATGATCCCTGTATTAGTTGTGACGATTGCCCTTCTATTGATGTCACTATTTGTGATTCAAGAAGGCGAACGTGGCATGGTAATTCGTTTTGGTCGAGTTCTCGATGACAACGGCGTATCACGAATCTATGAACCAGGCTTGCATTTTAAACTGCCACTGTTTGATCGCGTAAAAGTACTTGATGCTCGTATTCAAACGATGGATGGTCGTTCTGACCGTTTCGTAACATCAGAGAAAAAAGACGTTCTAATTGATACCTACGCAAAATGGCGTATTGCTGATTTTGGACGTTTTTATCTGAGTACCGGCGGCGGCAATATCATGACGGCAGAAGCACTTCTTGAGCGTAAAGTGACAGATGTTCTTCGTTCTGAAATTGGTGCGCGTGAAATTAAGCAGATCGTGTCAGGCCCTCGTAATAAGGACATCCTGCCAGACTCTGCTGATAGCGAAGTTGTTACAACGGTAGCGGCTGCAGAAGCTCTAGAAGTTGATGGCGAACGCGACAAGATCATGGAAAACGTTTTGTCTGGAACGTCAGAAAGTGCGATGGCTGATTTAGGTGTTGAAGTTGTTGATTTCCGAATGAAGAAGATTAACCTTCCTGACGAAATCAGTGAATCTATCTACCGCCGTATGCGTGCAGAACGTGAATCGGTTGCTCGTAGACACCGTTCTCAAGGTCGTGAGAAAGCCGAAGTTATCCGTGCTCAAGCTGAGCTAGAAGTAGCAACAGTTCTTGCAGAGGCTGACCGTACAGCTCGAATCACTCGTGGTGATGCAGATGCAGAAGCAGCGAAGATCTACTCTGATGTGTACAGTAAAGATCCTGAGTTCTATGGCTTCATGCGTTCATTGCAAGCTTATGAGACATCATTTAGCGATAAGAGCGACATTCTAGTACTGGATCCGAAGACTGACTTCTTCCAATACATGAATCAAGCGAGCGGCGCTCCAGCAAAATAAGCTGATGCGTTAGCGGATGCTTAGCTCAATAAGCAAAATACGTTAAAACTTAAAAGGCTCCCATTATGGGAGCCTTTTTGTTTTCTATTCTTTGCAGACTAAAGACTAAAGACTAAAGACTAAAGACTGAATATTGGCCATTGCGTCCTCGAGGGAAATCAAGCGACAGAGCCTTGCTTTGAGAGAGCCTAGCGGTAGGTCATGAAAGCGATAACGACGCCGGCAACCACAAGGCAACCGCCAATTCGACGCAGTTGCGTGTCTGGCTGTTGGCTTAATTGAGCAACCATGTTTCTCCAGCCATTGGGTGCAATCAAGGGCCCCAGCCCTTCAACGATAAGAACAAGCCCGATTGCGAGCCAGATAGAATTAGACATGTTGCTGCCTTTTGCCTGTAAAAAGATAATAATATCAGCATCTTTACGGATCTTCGCGGTGTCATTGCAAATTTGCTTGTCGTTAGCTTTAACAATTATGAACAAAAAATGACTGCAAGAAATGTGATTCGGTGCTAGAATCCATTTTTAATTAGCAACAGAAATTGGAAAGATGGGAAATAACGTAGTCGTTCTAGGCACCCAATGGGGTGATGAAGGTAAAGGTAAAATCGTTGACCTTTTAACTGAAGATGCAAAATACGTGGTTCGCTACCAAGGCGGTCACAATGCAGGTCACACACTTGTAATTGACGGTGAAAAAACCGTTCTTCACTTAATTCCATCAGGTATCCTACGCAATAACGTTAAATGTGTTATTGGCAACGGTGTAGTATTATCGCCTGACGCACTTCTTAAAGAAATGAAACCTCTTGAAGATCGCGGTATCCCAGTACGTGAGCGTCTTTTCATCTCTGAAGCTTGTCCTCTAATTCTTCCGTACCACATTGCAATCGACAACGCGCGTGAAATCGCTCGTGGCGCTAAAGCTATCGGTACAACGGGTCGTGGTATCGGTCCTGCTTACGAAGATAAAGTTGCTCGTCGCGGTCTACGCGTTGGCGACCTTTTCGATAAAGAAGCATTTGCTGAGAAGCTAAAAGAAGTTATGGAATTCCACAACTTCCAACTAGAGCACTTCTACAAAGCTGAAACAGTAAGCTACGAAGAAGTTCTTGAGCAAGCGATGAGCTACGCAGACATGTTAACTGCGATGGTTATCGACGTAACTGACGAACTAGACGCAGCACGTAAGCGCGGCGATAAGATCATGTTCGAAGGTGCTCAAGGTACGCTACTAGATATCGACCACGGTACTTACCCATACGTAACGTCTTCTAACACGACTGCTGGTGGTGTTGCTGCAGGTTCTGGTTTTGGTCCTCGTCACATCGGTTACATCCTTGGTATTACTAAGGCTTACTGTACTCGTGTTGGTTCAGGTCCATTCCCAACTGAGCTATACGATGGCCTTGAAAAACAAGACCCAGTTGGTAAGCACCTAGGCGATGTTGGTCACGAGTTTGGCGCAACGACTGGTCGTCTACGCCGCACTGGTTGGTTCGATGCTGTTGCTATGCGTCGTGCAATCCAAATCAACTCTCTATCTGGTATCTGTCTAACTAAACTAGACGTTCTAGATGGCCTAGAAGAACTAAAAATCTGTACTGGTTACAAGATGAAAGATGGTTCTATCCTAGAAGTTTCTCCAATGGCTGCTGAGTCATTCGAAGAAGCGACGCCAATCTACGAAACAATGCCTGGTTGGTCTGAAAACACATTTGGTGCTAAATCTATCGACGCGCTTCCACAAGCTGCTCTAGATTACATCAAGCGTATCGAAGACCTAACTGGCGTTCCAATTGATATCGTATCAACTGGCCCAGATCGTAACGAAACTATCATCAAGGTTCACCCATACGGCGCATAATGCCCGCTGAGTGATTACCAGGCACTAACCGTGCTGTGGTAATTAAAGTGCTTTGTTAATTAAAGTGCTCTGATAATGAAATAGTTTTATAAAAGCCGACTTTATTAAGTCGGCTTTTTAATACCTGCAATTTAGCCACGCACTCTTTGATGGTGATCTTTTAAGCGTCATCAGGCAAAATATTGCCCATTAGCGGCAAGTTTTGTCTAAAGCCGTCAGGGTTATTGCCGATACAGATATCATGGAAAGTGAAGTTCACCCTGTTTTGTGCGTGTAGAAATCCTCTGCGGCCCTCAATAGATAACTTTAGCGACAGATAATAGAGTGCAGGTATGAAGCTACGAATTGTAGCAGCTTCATTAATAATGGCGCTGAGCTCACCCTTGAGTCATGCAAATTTGACTGACGTGGGAGAGCCCGTTCCAATATATACAGAAGCTGAACTGATTAATTTAATCGAGAATAATCAACATCTAGAGCGAGTGAAAGCTGATAAGTGCCAGTTAGTTGAAGATATCGTTGCTCGTGCGACGCGTATTAGCTTGCCTTCTTATGAGTTTTTATACGGTGATATGTTGGCTTGGGGCGTGTGTGTTCCACAAGATGTCGAGCTTGGCATTTACTATATGGAAAACGCGGCGCATCAAGGTTTACCGGCTGCACTAGAGCAGCTAGGTCGTTATTATTCTCGTGGAACCTTGGTTCAACAAGACAAAGAGCGCGCGATTCCGTATTTACGTGAAGCGGCCTCTATGGGTAATCTAAGTGCAAGCATTCACTTAGCGGAACTCTTGCTGCGTGATTACGGTAGCCCGTTAGATTATGAAGATGCTTACCGCTGGTTATACAACTCGGTGACTGCGGATGATAGGCAACACAAACGCATCACCGTGCTTCGTAGCGGTCTGGAACAGAGAATGCCGGACAACATTATCGCTCGAGCAAAACGTCGAGACGTGTTCTGGTAAGAGCGATTATTGAATGAGCGTTGATGATTAATGACTGCACTCGTTAGCCATCTACTTGATATAGAAAGATATCGTATTAAAAAGGCCTCGTAGGTAAATACCTATGAGGCCTTTTTTGATCTTAACGGTAAACCGCTTATCTTACTCAGTGGCGTTACTTAACAACTTCACCAGATTCAATCACGGTTTCGCGAACGACTTTGGTGAAATCGAGTGCTTCTTGGCGAATCTTATCTTCATCGACTGTTAGCATGTCGCGGTCTTGCATGATGATCTTACCGTCAACGATGGTGTGGCGAACGTTACCCGAGTTAGCTGAGTAAACTAATGCCGAGTATGGGTTGTAGACTGGAACCATGTTTGGCGCTTTCGTATCGATCACTATGATGTCGGC is a window from the Vibrio splendidus genome containing:
- a CDS encoding DUF2065 domain-containing protein; this encodes MSNSIWLAIGLVLIVEGLGPLIAPNGWRNMVAQLSQQPDTQLRRIGGCLVVAGVVIAFMTYR
- a CDS encoding adenylosuccinate synthase, with the translated sequence MGNNVVVLGTQWGDEGKGKIVDLLTEDAKYVVRYQGGHNAGHTLVIDGEKTVLHLIPSGILRNNVKCVIGNGVVLSPDALLKEMKPLEDRGIPVRERLFISEACPLILPYHIAIDNAREIARGAKAIGTTGRGIGPAYEDKVARRGLRVGDLFDKEAFAEKLKEVMEFHNFQLEHFYKAETVSYEEVLEQAMSYADMLTAMVIDVTDELDAARKRGDKIMFEGAQGTLLDIDHGTYPYVTSSNTTAGGVAAGSGFGPRHIGYILGITKAYCTRVGSGPFPTELYDGLEKQDPVGKHLGDVGHEFGATTGRLRRTGWFDAVAMRRAIQINSLSGICLTKLDVLDGLEELKICTGYKMKDGSILEVSPMAAESFEEATPIYETMPGWSENTFGAKSIDALPQAALDYIKRIEDLTGVPIDIVSTGPDRNETIIKVHPYGA
- the hflX gene encoding ribosome rescue GTPase HflX; this translates as MFDRYESGERAVLVHINFTQEGEWEDLSECEMLVSSAGVETLQVITGSRQSPLPKYYVGEGKALEIAQAVQLTGAEIVIFNHSLSPAQERNLEQLCKCRVIDRTGLILDIFAQRARTHEGKLQVELAQLRHISTRLIRGWTHLERQKGGIGLRGPGETQLETDRRLLRDRIKAILRRLAKVAKQREQGRRARNRAEIPTISLVGYTNAGKSTLFNQITSAGVYAADQLFATLDPTLRKIELADVGPAILADTVGFIRHLPHDLVAAFKATLQETQEADILLHVVDASDDRFRENIQAVHEVLEEIDAHEVPTLVVMNKIDCMEDQKPRIERDEEGAPRAVWVSAMEGEGIELLFEALTERLASQMVQFRLCIPHQHQGRIRSLFFEMKCIQQEEYDENGNLLIDIRMQQIDWSKLEKREGALLGDFIVTKETATV
- the miaA gene encoding tRNA (adenosine(37)-N6)-dimethylallyltransferase MiaA — protein: MTEKLPLALFLMGPTASGKTDLAIRLRQKYPVEIISVDSALIYKDMDIGTAKPDAGELALAPHRLIDILDPSEAYSAADFRRDAINEMNKIVAEGKIPLLVGGTMLYYKALLEGLSPLPAADQEIRKQIEAESIEQGWQALHDQLREIDPVSAERIHPNDPQRLSRALEVYRISGKTLTELTQTKGDSLPFRVKQFAIAPKERKELHRRIELRFEKMIEAGFEDEMKALYARDDLHPELPSIRCVGYRQMWDYLDGNCDLDEAVFRGVCATRQLAKRQITWLRSWDDLTWLDSENIDQALETLSDAIASD
- the hflC gene encoding protease modulator HflC, encoding MRKLMIPVLVVTIALLLMSLFVIQEGERGMVIRFGRVLDDNGVSRIYEPGLHFKLPLFDRVKVLDARIQTMDGRSDRFVTSEKKDVLIDTYAKWRIADFGRFYLSTGGGNIMTAEALLERKVTDVLRSEIGAREIKQIVSGPRNKDILPDSADSEVVTTVAAAEALEVDGERDKIMENVLSGTSESAMADLGVEVVDFRMKKINLPDEISESIYRRMRAERESVARRHRSQGREKAEVIRAQAELEVATVLAEADRTARITRGDADAEAAKIYSDVYSKDPEFYGFMRSLQAYETSFSDKSDILVLDPKTDFFQYMNQASGAPAK
- the motX gene encoding flagellar protein MotX, producing the protein MKLRIVAASLIMALSSPLSHANLTDVGEPVPIYTEAELINLIENNQHLERVKADKCQLVEDIVARATRISLPSYEFLYGDMLAWGVCVPQDVELGIYYMENAAHQGLPAALEQLGRYYSRGTLVQQDKERAIPYLREAASMGNLSASIHLAELLLRDYGSPLDYEDAYRWLYNSVTADDRQHKRITVLRSGLEQRMPDNIIARAKRRDVFW
- the hflK gene encoding FtsH protease activity modulator HflK; translated protein: MAWNEPGNNNNGDNNGRDNDPWGKNNNRGGRDQGPPDLDEVFSKLSQKLGGKFGKKGGNGNGPSIGGGGAIGFGVIAVIAIAIWFFAGFYTVGEAERAVVLRLGQFDRIEEPGLNWHPRFIDEIKDEQLVNVQAIRSLRASGTMLTKDENVVTVEMGVQYRVSDPYKYLYRVTDADDSLRQATDSALRAVIGDSLMDSILTSGRQQIRQSTQETLNRIIDSYDMGILIVDVNFQSARPPEQVKDAFDDAIAAREDEERFEREAEAYRNDILPKATGRAERLKKEAVGYSERIVNGALGQVAQFEKLLPEYQAAPEVTRNRMYLDTMEKVYSSTSKVLIDSESSGNLLYLPIDKLGAQGGSQSGTRPAKASSTYDQIELETQADPKSSTQTRSDSSRQGRY
- the hfq gene encoding RNA chaperone Hfq, which codes for MAKGQSLQDPFLNALRRERIPVSIYLVNGIKLQGQIESFDQFVILLKNTVNQMVYKHAISTVVPARAVSHHSGEQQRAPSDRPEKTED